The Montipora foliosa isolate CH-2021 chromosome 6, ASM3666993v2, whole genome shotgun sequence genome includes the window CGATACCAGTTCAAGTATGCAAGACGAAAGTGATTCCGACGAAATTGAAGTCATCGGACTTGTAGAACCATACGCGAACGAGCCACCGGCTCATTCAAGCGACGATGATGAAGACGACGAAGAAGATTCTGATGGGCTTTCCCCCGCAGTCCTACGTGCACGATTTGAAAGACAAGTGGCAGTTAATGAATggttggtaattttttttacggAGCACGGTATTTTAGAATACCCAACCACTTACTTTGTAGCTCCATTTTTCCCAACGCTTCTTCGAACGAAACATAAACATAATTTAACATAATTTGGTAGAGAGCCAAAGGAACCACGGACGTTAGTTGCCGATTCCAGCATTACAATGTGGTCGCTTTTCTACTGCTATGTGGTTAAAAAAGTGAAGCTAACATCCATAAAATTGTGTTCGTTGCACAGTATTTCGCTTCGATTCTCCAAGTAATGGGGGCGATTCCAGAATGGAGCACCTGATGAATGCTTTGGACAACGATGCATGACACAATAAGTTATGTGCCACTTTCATCCAGTGGGCTGGCAGACCTTGATTgatctacttttttttttttcatctataGGTGTATTTGCAAGGAATGTAAAATAGATCATTTGTCTGGAGCACTCGAGTATAGATGCTGTCGGGAGATCGCTCAAGCCAGCCAAAAGCTTACCTTTGATGGTAGCATTGAAAGGGTATCGTGCATCACAAACCACGACGATTTCTCTTCCATGACAAACAGATCTGTTCTCCTGCAAGTGGGTCCACTACTAAGGGACAAAAACGGAAGGGGCTACCGCCGTCGTGATGGGCAAACGGAAACTCAGTAAGTAATAACGATAGCATCACCTGACGATCCTTAGATTTCTAGATAGTATATATATTATACTATTTTTTACTTGTAGGTGTTTCCATTTCTGTATGTCCATCTTATTTTGTTTGACTAAATGACTTGTGTCAGCTCCAAGAAGAGAGAAATATATATTACTTCTTACAAGGgtttgttgaaaatattttgcttttttgtccATGTGAAATTAATGACGTGTCATTTAGAAAAATCAACTCAGATAATCATTCTGGTTCTCTAATGCCACCAAGGGATTCAATCTCATACCCAGAGTCGATCCACATGCTCCTCGGCACAAGATTGCCAGGGATTTTCACCATAAATGTTTTGTTGCAACAATCTTGCTTTTTTCTGTCTCTGACTCCTCATTTAGAAAGTCAACTCAGATATACACTTCAGTTGCCTTGCCAACAGGATCACAGTTTTGTTCATAGAACGTGCAATACATTGTGGTTGTTTCACAGTGGAGAGTTTGTTGGTGTCAAATTAGCCAGTACTCTATAGGGCAAATAATATTACAGATACCCCAAAATACTTGTTGGGGTTCATCACCTCACTATTAGAGATTCTTGCCACCATGAAACATTATTAGGATACAAGCCATAATATGTTTTTCTTGTGGTGAGGTGACTGGTAACTGTTGTTGCACAATTTTAACTCCTGTACAGTTGCtattctaaaatttaaatttcaacCCTTCAGATTTCTACGAGCAGTTTCATACAGATGGCTGGTTCGCTGGATTTGTGGGTATATGGGCTGGGACAACACAAGGCCTTTACCAGCCTGTGTATACCACAACATCAGGCAGAGGTTCCTAACTGAGCAGATCAGAGGTTACCAGACAGCGCAGCAGAGAGATTGAGTTAACCAAACAATCTTTGGAGACAAGAAACAATGACTATGTCCTTCCTCTTATGTTGTAtcatcgttttgaaaacatgCCTGTCACTACAACACAGGAGCTTCAATCAGAGCTCAGATATGGTATCtaaaaatgatatatgaattgtTAGTGTTAGAAGCTGGCACTTGTTATACCGGTACCTGAAATTGCTATCAAGGGTAATGCatcaaaattacatgtacagctgtacagGGTTTTCAAGAATGTTCTAGAAAATGAACAGCAAAGCCAGCTACAAGCAGCTGTCACTTCTTAGGTTTGCATAGCCTTGACTTGTGACCAAGCATCGGTTTGCCACATGTTCGACAATTCCCCGGTCTTCTTTTCCTAGTTTTCTTTGCTGTGGCAGCCTGAGTAGAAGTTGCAGCTTCATGTAATTTATCTTGTTCTTCCGCTGTAAACAATGTGCATAACATCAAGAATGTTACAATCTAATGTTATATTTATAGAAGTTTCATTTACCTTACATGAGTGTACAATGATCTTTATGTAATAAAAATTCTTTCTTAATCTTACCCACAGGGTGTAGTTTTGTAGCCTCTCTGTCTTGTTGTTGTCTGTATCTTTCAACTGCCTGCTCTTTGTTTACCCTGTCTGTAAACTGGGAGCTCAAAGAGGCTGGAGCTTTGTATTTTGCATTCGTACTCTTTAGCAGGTCATCAATCTCTGACTTTGTTAGGCTAAATAGTTCCTCCTTTAATTCCTCAACAtaacctgtcaaaacaaaggtGCAATTTATGTGACTATGGTAATTACATTATTGCAGTGCTCTGCCAGCAGCTTAAAGGAGCTTTGTT containing:
- the LOC138006952 gene encoding uncharacterized protein isoform X2, which codes for MSDTDEYMSSDTSSSMQDESDSDEIEVIGLVEPYANEPPAHSSDDDEDDEEDSDGLSPAVLRARFERQVAVNEWCICKECKIDHLSGALEYRCCREIAQASQKLTFDGSIERVSCITNHDDFSSMTNRSVLLQVGPLLRDKNGRGYRRRDGQTETQCFHFCMSILFCLTK
- the LOC138006952 gene encoding uncharacterized protein isoform X1, producing MSDTDEYMSSDTSSSMQDESDSDEIEVIGLVEPYANEPPAHSSDDDEDDEEDSDGLSPAVLRARFERQVAVNEWCICKECKIDHLSGALEYRCCREIAQASQKLTFDGSIERVSCITNHDDFSSMTNRSVLLQVGPLLRDKNGRGYRRRDGQTETQFLRAVSYRWLVRWICGYMGWDNTRPLPACVYHNIRQRFLTEQIRGYQTAQQRD